Proteins found in one Cyprinus carpio isolate SPL01 chromosome B10, ASM1834038v1, whole genome shotgun sequence genomic segment:
- the hmgcs1 gene encoding LOW QUALITY PROTEIN: hydroxymethylglutaryl-CoA synthase, cytoplasmic (The sequence of the model RefSeq protein was modified relative to this genomic sequence to represent the inferred CDS: substituted 1 base at 1 genomic stop codon) — protein sequence MIVSPFRMPGSLPAVCEAAWPKDVGIIAMEVYFPSQYVEQAELEEFDGVGAGKYTVGLGQARMGFCSDREDIGSLCLTVVQRLMERSGLSYESVGRLEVGTETIIDKSKSTKTVLMQLFEESGNTDVEGVDTTNACYGGTAALFNALNWVESSSWDGRYALVVAGDIAVYATGSARPTGGAGAVAILVGPNAPLVFERGLRGTHMQHAYDFYKPDMVSEYPVVDGKLSIQCYLSALDRCYSFKMNKFVLSCVSEGLEKHCSLEDFGFMVFHSPYCKLVQKSLARLMLNDFLCHPSPDTQSGPFSGLEAFRDVKIEDTYFDRDVEKAFMKASSEAFESKTKASLLISNQNGNMYTPSVYGCLASVLAQHAPQQLAGQRIGVFSYGSGFPYTIKSTKDTKHATPGSALDKLVSSLCDLQARLDSRKKVSPDVHSNNINLRQXNHHQNTSSLTNYIPQGSVEELFPGTWYLTRVDEKHRRQYARRSMSDDRPLEAGLITSCIAAEHIPSPLKKMPRIPTTTAGPEGLVISNGDH from the exons ATGATTGTGAG TCCGTTCAGGATGCCTGGATCACTCCCTGCTGTTTGTGAGGCCGCGTGGCCCAAGGATGTGGGGATCATCGCCATGGAGGTGTACTTCCCCTCCCAGTACGTGGAGCAAGCGGAGCTGGAAGAGTTCGATGGAGTCGGAGCCGGTAAATACACGGTGGGGCTGGGCCAGGCGCGCATGGGCTTCTGCTCGGACCGCGAGGACATCGGCTCTCTGTGCCTGACGGTGGTGCAGCGGCTGATGGAGCGCAGCGGCCTGTCCTACGAGAGCGTGGGCCGGctggaggtgggcacggagaccATCATCGACAAGTCCAAGTCCACCAAGACTGTCCTGATGCAGCTGTTCGAGGAGTCGGGCAACACTGACGTGGAGGGAGTGGACACCACTAACGCCTGCTACGGAGGAACCGCCGCGCTCTTCAACGCCCTCAACTGGGTGGAGTCCAGCTCCTGGGACG GCCGGTATGCTCTGGTGGTTGCGGGTGACATCGCTGTTTATGCCACGGGCAGCGCCAGGCCGACAGGAGGAGCCGGAGCCGTGGCCATCCTCGTGGGACCCAACGCCCCTCTGGTCTTCGAGAGAG GGCTTCGTGGGACACATATGCAACATGCGTATGATTTCTATAAGCCAGATATGGTGTCTGAGTATCCAGTGGTGGACGGCAAGCTTTCCATCCAGTGTTACCTCAGCGCTTTAGATCGCTGCTACTCCTTCAAAATGAATa agtttgttttgtcttgtgtttcaGAGGGCCTTGAAAAGCATTGCAGTCTTGAAGACTTCGGCTTCATGGTGTTCCACTCTCCTTACTGTAAACTGGTGCAGAAGTCTCTGGCTCGACTAATGCTCAACGATTTCCTCTGTCATCCCAGTCCAGACACACAGAGCGGGCCCTTCAGCGGACTCGAAGCTTTCAG AGATGTGAAGATTGAGGACACGTATTTCGACAGAGATGTGGAGAAGGCCTTTATGAAGGCCAGCTCAGAAGCGTTTGAGAGTAAGACAAAGGCGTCTCTCCTTATCTCAAACCAGAATGGTAACATGTACACACCATCAGTGTACGGCTGCTTGGCTTCAGTTCTCGCTCA ACATGCACCGCAGCAGCTGGCAGGACAGAGAATCGGTGTGTTTTCATACGGCTCAGGCTTTCCCTACACCATCAAATCcacaaaagacacaaaacatgctacac CAGGATCTGCTCTGGATAAGCTGGTCTCCAGCCTGTGTGACTTGCAGGCCAGACTGGACTCCAGAAAGAAGGTTTCGCCCGATGTTCATTCAAATAACATAAATCTCAGACaataaaaccaccatcaaaatacATCAAGCCTCA CAAACTACATCCCTCAAGGCTCGGTAGAGGAACTCTTCCCAGGAACATGGTACCTGACTCGTGTGGACGAGAAGCATCGCAGGCAGTACGCCAGGCGCTCGATGAGCGATGACCGACCGCTGGAGGCCGGACTCATCACTTCCTGCATTGCAGCTGAG CATATTCCCAGCCCGCTTAAGAAGATGCCCCGCATCCCAACTACCACCGCTGGCCCTGAGGGGCTCGTCATTAGTAACGGGGACCATTAA